In Paralcaligenes sp. KSB-10, the following are encoded in one genomic region:
- a CDS encoding adenosine deaminase, with the protein MPPPASRHAIDLNAFIQGLPKAELHLHIEGTLEPELIFKLAKRNQIALPYDSVETLRAAYAFTDLQSFLDLYYAGAGVLISEQDFYDMTMAYLQRAHTDGVVHAELMFDPQTHTARGIPIETVFSGIARALREMRASTGMSSYLLLSFLRHLSEQEAFETLAAALPVREQYGDLWIGIGLDSSERGNPPEKFARVFAHCKELGFRLVAHAGEEGPAAYVRDALDLLHVERIDHGVRSEEDPVLMQRLIEQQVPLTVCPLSNLKLRVVDRLARHNLARLLRRGAMVTLNSDDPAYFGGYVAGNYLASALALGLSRQELGTLAENSLRASFLPTDRKQDLLDTLYAYLNQS; encoded by the coding sequence ATGCCCCCACCAGCATCCCGCCACGCCATCGACCTGAACGCCTTTATCCAAGGCCTGCCCAAGGCCGAGCTGCATCTTCATATCGAAGGCACGCTGGAACCCGAGTTGATCTTCAAACTGGCAAAGCGCAATCAGATTGCCCTGCCCTACGACTCGGTCGAAACGCTGCGCGCCGCCTATGCCTTTACCGACCTGCAGTCTTTTCTGGATCTGTATTACGCGGGCGCCGGCGTACTCATATCCGAGCAGGACTTCTACGACATGACGATGGCGTATCTGCAGCGTGCCCACACTGACGGCGTCGTGCATGCGGAGCTCATGTTCGATCCGCAAACCCATACGGCGCGCGGCATCCCGATCGAAACAGTATTTTCCGGCATTGCCCGGGCCTTGCGGGAAATGCGTGCAAGCACCGGCATGAGCAGCTATCTGCTGCTGAGTTTCCTGCGTCACTTATCCGAGCAGGAAGCCTTCGAAACGCTGGCCGCCGCGCTACCCGTGCGCGAACAATACGGCGATTTATGGATAGGCATAGGGCTGGACTCGTCCGAACGCGGCAACCCTCCTGAAAAATTCGCCCGCGTCTTTGCCCATTGCAAGGAACTGGGTTTCCGCCTGGTCGCTCATGCCGGCGAAGAAGGCCCCGCGGCGTATGTACGCGATGCCCTTGATTTGCTGCACGTTGAACGCATCGACCACGGCGTGCGCAGCGAAGAGGATCCAGTACTCATGCAGCGCCTTATTGAACAGCAAGTCCCCCTGACGGTTTGTCCTTTATCGAACCTGAAACTGCGCGTTGTGGACAGACTGGCCCGGCATAATCTGGCCCGCCTGCTTCGGCGCGGCGCAATGGTTACCCTCAACTCGGACGACCCGGCCTATTTTGGGGGCTATGTGGCCGGCAACTATCTGGCAAGCGCCCTGGCGCTGGGACTCAGCCGGCAGGAACTGGGCACCCTGGCCGAAAATAGCCTGCGCGCTTCTTTTTTGCCCACCGACCGCAAACAGGATCTGCTCGATACGCTGTACGCCTACTTGAATCAAAGCTGA
- a CDS encoding esterase family protein: protein MHFRGSKTCLAFALAAIVAGAQAGEIVSDKLDSRILGRSLPFTVYLPDGYYDSFDKFPVIYLLHGSGGDEHVWTNYAGARETLDGLIRRGEIEPVIAVMPAGESSWWVDGSAAKIQTALATELIPYVEKQYEAKSDRHHRAIAGISMGGFGALNLSLRHPELVCAAGLLSPAVQASPPEKSSARSGSGQFEENGKFSPSLWAAQSYPALLAGYEAKKQIVPMFISSGDHDSDVTPVVTASLYEALYAIQPKQVELRIVDGAHEWMTFRDALPKALKYIDRQCGFRKP from the coding sequence ATGCATTTTCGCGGATCCAAAACCTGCCTGGCGTTCGCTCTGGCAGCAATCGTTGCCGGCGCCCAGGCCGGGGAAATCGTCAGCGACAAACTCGACTCCCGGATCCTGGGTCGCAGCCTGCCTTTTACCGTGTATTTACCCGACGGCTATTACGATTCCTTCGATAAATTCCCGGTAATCTACCTTTTACATGGATCCGGTGGAGACGAGCACGTCTGGACCAACTACGCCGGCGCCCGCGAAACCCTGGATGGCCTGATTCGGCGCGGCGAAATAGAGCCGGTCATCGCTGTCATGCCAGCTGGCGAGTCCTCCTGGTGGGTCGACGGCAGTGCCGCAAAGATCCAGACCGCGCTCGCGACTGAATTGATTCCTTATGTGGAGAAACAGTACGAGGCAAAAAGCGATCGCCATCATCGAGCCATCGCCGGCATTTCCATGGGCGGTTTTGGCGCGCTGAACCTGAGCCTGCGTCATCCGGAACTGGTATGCGCGGCTGGACTGCTCAGCCCGGCCGTCCAGGCCAGCCCTCCGGAAAAATCCAGTGCCCGCAGCGGTAGTGGCCAGTTTGAAGAAAACGGCAAATTCAGTCCGTCACTCTGGGCGGCGCAAAGCTACCCCGCATTACTGGCCGGCTACGAGGCAAAAAAACAAATTGTTCCCATGTTTATCAGCAGTGGCGACCATGACAGTGATGTCACCCCTGTCGTGACCGCCAGCCTGTACGAAGCGCTCTATGCCATTCAGCCCAAGCAGGTGGAATTGCGCATCGTGGATGGCGCTCACGAATGGATGACCTTTCGCGACGCCTTGCCCAAAGCGCTGAAATACATAGACCGGCAATGTGGTTTCAGGAAGCCTTGA
- a CDS encoding cold-shock protein, giving the protein MQTETGIVKWFNNEKGFGFIKPESGGKDLFAHHTDIIGTGFKSLEENQRVSYVAAEGQKGPQAKSIQVI; this is encoded by the coding sequence ATGCAAACAGAAACTGGTATTGTTAAATGGTTCAACAACGAAAAAGGCTTTGGTTTTATCAAGCCTGAATCGGGCGGCAAAGATTTGTTCGCTCACCACACCGACATCATCGGCACCGGCTTTAAATCGCTCGAAGAAAACCAGCGTGTTTCCTACGTAGCGGCCGAAGGCCAAAAAGGCCCTCAAGCCAAATCGATCCAAGTTATCTAA
- a CDS encoding SCO family protein, translating into MAILRTLLASLVLLLAGGAAFGVVTDQFQAFTTETARRLAVRRHPVQIPPVELQLQSGSRISLADLRGKWLLVDFIYTRCPTYCVALGSEFAQLQDLLSKPLAQGKVQLLSISFDPIHDTPAQLKAYMQRSRDRGLGWIAARPVEPQGLGNLERAFGITVIADPSSGGYTHNAAIHLVDPGGRLVEIFDEDAPNLAGRTVLQRLGQ; encoded by the coding sequence ATGGCGATTCTGCGCACGCTACTGGCTAGCCTGGTCCTGTTACTGGCCGGCGGCGCCGCATTCGGCGTAGTCACCGATCAGTTTCAGGCATTCACCACCGAAACCGCGCGTCGGCTTGCGGTGCGTCGGCATCCTGTCCAGATTCCGCCAGTCGAGCTGCAACTCCAATCGGGCTCACGCATCAGCCTGGCGGATTTGCGTGGCAAATGGCTGCTGGTCGATTTCATTTATACCCGATGCCCCACCTACTGCGTTGCGCTTGGAAGCGAATTTGCGCAACTCCAGGACCTCCTCTCCAAACCGTTGGCGCAAGGCAAAGTGCAACTGCTCAGCATCAGTTTCGATCCCATCCATGACACTCCTGCGCAACTCAAGGCTTATATGCAGCGCTCGCGTGACCGGGGGCTGGGCTGGATCGCTGCCCGGCCCGTCGAGCCCCAAGGGCTTGGGAACCTGGAGCGAGCCTTCGGCATTACCGTCATTGCCGATCCGTCCAGCGGCGGCTATACGCACAATGCCGCTATTCATCTTGTCGATCCCGGCGGCAGGCTGGTAGAGATTTTCGACGAAGATGCCCCGAATCTCGCGGGGAGAACCGTGCTGCAGCGCCTGGGGCAATGA
- a CDS encoding cbb3-type cytochrome c oxidase subunit I, whose translation MNASQSAGALHPANEALTRNERIVFNLYTISALLVFVLMMLLGLTMRMAQSNWAGVLPNVFYQIMTAHGAGMVGTIGLATSAVMWFFLRKYVKLSLSIFLANYVLFMLGAVALLAAVFIGGYAGAWTFLYPLPQHPMGLWSGNAAALFMLGYLLIGVGFLLFYLDVMRAIIRMYSNLGRALGLQWLFSGDIDKSHPKTVVASTMVAITNSIGILAGAIVLVMCLINIYFPSVALNALLVKNLTYLFGHMFINASIYMGVIAVYELLPRYSGRPYPISRPFLWSWAASLVMVLIVYPHHLMMDYVMPHWMLVMGQIISYCAGLPVFTVTVFGALANIYRSGMRWNMPSRLLVLSMFGWAAGIVPAIIDGTISVNKLMHNTQWVPGHFHFYLLLGVLPMVLALMFHVIGQNAPSRSSDKLSFPLYILGGLIFVFSFLAAGHISTPRRYAVHLPQWLLYDQFGSIGAILLIVAMLVFALHIVVGLLRSPGNGDSAHATG comes from the coding sequence ATGAATGCATCGCAATCCGCCGGCGCACTGCACCCGGCCAATGAAGCCCTGACGCGCAACGAACGTATCGTCTTTAACCTGTATACCATCTCGGCGCTGCTGGTGTTTGTGCTGATGATGCTGCTGGGATTGACCATGCGCATGGCCCAGAGCAATTGGGCCGGTGTCCTGCCCAACGTCTTCTACCAGATAATGACCGCGCACGGAGCCGGCATGGTCGGCACGATCGGCCTTGCAACAAGCGCGGTAATGTGGTTTTTCCTGCGCAAATATGTGAAGCTCAGTCTGTCGATATTCCTGGCAAACTACGTGCTGTTCATGCTCGGCGCGGTGGCGTTGCTGGCGGCCGTCTTTATCGGTGGATACGCGGGCGCGTGGACGTTCCTGTATCCGCTTCCCCAACATCCGATGGGACTATGGAGCGGCAATGCGGCCGCGTTGTTCATGCTTGGTTACCTGCTGATCGGGGTGGGCTTCCTGCTGTTTTATCTGGATGTCATGAGAGCCATCATTCGCATGTATTCCAATCTTGGGCGCGCACTGGGCTTGCAGTGGCTATTCAGCGGAGACATCGACAAGTCGCATCCCAAGACTGTGGTGGCCAGCACCATGGTTGCCATTACCAATTCCATCGGCATCCTCGCCGGCGCCATAGTGCTGGTCATGTGCCTCATCAATATCTATTTTCCCTCGGTCGCGCTAAATGCATTGCTGGTCAAGAATCTAACCTATTTGTTCGGCCACATGTTCATCAACGCCAGCATCTACATGGGCGTGATCGCAGTCTACGAATTGCTGCCTCGCTACAGCGGACGTCCTTACCCTATATCAAGGCCATTTCTATGGTCCTGGGCGGCAAGCTTGGTGATGGTGCTGATCGTCTATCCACATCACCTCATGATGGATTACGTCATGCCGCATTGGATGCTGGTGATGGGGCAGATCATTTCCTATTGTGCGGGATTGCCGGTATTTACCGTGACAGTGTTCGGTGCGCTGGCGAACATTTATCGTTCGGGAATGCGCTGGAATATGCCGTCCAGGCTTCTGGTCCTGTCGATGTTCGGCTGGGCCGCGGGCATTGTTCCGGCTATTATCGACGGCACCATCAGCGTCAATAAATTAATGCACAACACTCAGTGGGTGCCCGGCCATTTTCATTTTTACCTGCTGCTGGGCGTCCTGCCTATGGTGCTCGCGCTGATGTTCCACGTCATCGGCCAGAACGCGCCTTCCCGTTCCAGCGACAAACTGAGCTTCCCGCTGTATATCCTGGGCGGCCTGATATTCGTCTTTTCCTTCCTCGCAGCGGGCCATATCAGCACTCCTCGACGCTATGCCGTGCATCTGCCTCAGTGGCTGTTATATGATCAGTTCGGATCGATAGGCGCCATTCTACTGATTGTCGCGATGCTGGTGTTCGCCCTGCATATTGTGGTCGGGCTATTGAGGTCACCTGGCAATGGCGATTCTGCGCACGCTACTGGCTAG
- a CDS encoding DNA-3-methyladenine glycosylase, protein MQKLSRNFYNRDTCLVARELLGKLLVRHVQGEERIARIVEVEAYLGPHDLAAHTSKGITPRTRVMYGPPGHVYVYLVYGMHHCMNVVTEADGTGAAVLLRALEPIQNVTGKTSGPGLLCKAMGVTLQDYGHDLCSKDFYIASPTPGKPMAIVERPRIGVDYAGEWASKPLRFYIEGNKFISKK, encoded by the coding sequence ATGCAAAAATTATCCAGGAACTTTTACAATCGCGACACTTGCCTGGTCGCCAGAGAACTTTTGGGCAAACTGCTCGTGCGCCATGTCCAGGGCGAAGAACGCATAGCCAGAATCGTCGAAGTCGAGGCCTATCTCGGCCCCCACGACCTGGCGGCGCATACCTCGAAAGGCATTACGCCACGCACCCGAGTCATGTATGGACCGCCGGGGCACGTCTATGTATACCTTGTGTATGGCATGCACCACTGCATGAATGTCGTCACGGAAGCCGACGGCACTGGAGCGGCCGTACTGCTTCGGGCACTGGAACCAATACAGAACGTAACTGGCAAAACGAGCGGGCCCGGCCTGTTATGCAAAGCCATGGGTGTCACGCTTCAGGACTACGGGCACGACCTGTGCAGCAAAGATTTTTATATTGCGTCACCCACGCCTGGCAAACCCATGGCCATCGTGGAACGCCCGCGCATTGGCGTGGATTATGCCGGCGAGTGGGCCAGCAAGCCCTTGCGCTTCTATATAGAGGGCAATAAGTTCATTTCAAAAAAATAA
- a CDS encoding Hsp20/alpha crystallin family protein — protein MTLRNPSKSMWADALTMLERADRLHRRFFQLSRSRNGGPTWEPPADIFEIDDALVILIALPGVLPDNVTVLIDSSALIVVGDRLMPAPVNAIIRSIEIPYGRFERRFDLPAGLFEIEEQNLSNGCLRLTLRKLA, from the coding sequence ATGACATTGCGCAATCCAAGCAAATCCATGTGGGCCGACGCGCTCACCATGCTGGAACGGGCCGACCGTCTGCATCGCCGGTTTTTTCAGTTGAGCAGAAGCCGCAACGGCGGTCCGACCTGGGAGCCGCCCGCCGACATTTTCGAAATCGACGACGCCTTGGTGATCCTGATCGCATTGCCCGGGGTCTTGCCCGATAACGTCACCGTATTGATCGACAGCAGTGCCTTAATCGTCGTGGGCGACAGGCTCATGCCGGCCCCCGTCAATGCCATCATTCGCAGCATCGAAATTCCCTACGGTCGTTTTGAACGACGCTTCGATTTACCAGCAGGCCTGTTTGAGATCGAAGAGCAAAACCTGTCAAACGGATGTTTGCGTTTGACCCTGCGCAAACTTGCGTAA
- the lon gene encoding endopeptidase La translates to MNNDQPINSPHARDAATPEQTAGAKATQESHQSPELPENALIIIPVRNVVLFPGLLVPITIGHKSTVAGAQEAARSNRQVGVLLQRDPETAAPGAADLYQIGTTASILRYVTTPDGAHHIVCQGEQRFRVIEFLQGYPFQVARIERLDDAKETSTEIEARMVQLQEQTAEILGFMPDAPAELAATAQSITSASMLTDWVSGLMDLTPVEKQDLLETLGLQARMDKVLAFLTHRLEVLRLSHDISQQTKDRFEEKQREFLLREQLKTIQKQLGEPEGASEQITQLEAAIAKAKMPEEIEAYARKELKRLDRTPEAAGEYSTLLTYLEWLVELPWSATTEERIDIAEARRILDEDHYGLQKVKQRILEYLAVHKLNPRGKSPILCFVGPPGVGKTSLGQSIAKATGRKFSRVSLGGVHDEAEIRGHRRTYVGALPGNIIQNIRKAGVKNCVMMLDEVDKLSIGVQGDPSAALLEVLDPEQNATFRDNYLTVPFDLSGVMFICTANMLDTIPGPLRDRMEMINLPGYTEDEKVQIARRYLIGRQLTANGLSPGQCEVTDQALHAIIGSYTREAGVRNLEREIGHLFRHTAMRVAEGQAGSLRIDADDLHAILGPIKFESELAMRTSLPGVATGLAWTPVGGDILFIEASRTAGHGKLILTGQLGDVMKESAQAALTLLKARASELKLDPDLFEHSDIHIHVPAGAIPKDGPSAGVAMYIALASQVTNRPVHSERAMTGEISLRGLVLPVGGIKEKVLAALRAGITTVLLPARNRKDLEDIPDDARARLEFIWLDTVDDAMRAALEPATP, encoded by the coding sequence ATGAACAACGATCAGCCTATCAACTCCCCGCACGCACGCGACGCCGCCACCCCCGAACAAACGGCCGGCGCCAAAGCCACACAGGAATCGCACCAATCCCCGGAGCTTCCCGAGAACGCGCTGATCATCATTCCCGTGCGCAACGTTGTGCTGTTCCCGGGCTTGCTGGTGCCTATAACAATAGGCCACAAAAGTACGGTGGCTGGCGCCCAGGAGGCGGCGCGCAGCAATCGCCAGGTCGGTGTCCTGCTGCAACGCGATCCCGAAACGGCCGCTCCCGGGGCCGCTGACTTGTATCAGATCGGTACAACCGCCAGCATCTTGCGCTATGTCACTACGCCGGACGGTGCGCACCACATTGTCTGCCAGGGCGAGCAGCGTTTCCGTGTGATTGAGTTTCTGCAGGGCTATCCGTTTCAAGTTGCACGCATCGAGCGCCTGGACGACGCCAAGGAAACCAGCACTGAAATCGAAGCACGCATGGTTCAGCTTCAAGAACAGACCGCCGAAATCCTCGGCTTCATGCCCGATGCGCCGGCTGAACTCGCCGCCACGGCGCAGAGCATCACATCGGCTTCCATGCTGACCGATTGGGTCAGCGGGCTAATGGACCTGACACCGGTCGAAAAACAGGATTTGCTGGAAACCCTGGGCTTGCAAGCCCGGATGGACAAAGTTCTGGCCTTTCTTACACACCGGCTCGAAGTACTGCGCCTGAGCCATGACATCAGTCAGCAGACCAAAGATCGGTTCGAAGAAAAGCAGCGCGAGTTTCTGCTGCGGGAACAACTTAAAACCATACAGAAGCAGTTGGGCGAACCCGAGGGTGCAAGCGAGCAAATAACACAGCTGGAAGCGGCCATCGCCAAAGCCAAAATGCCTGAGGAAATCGAGGCCTATGCCAGGAAGGAGCTCAAACGGCTCGATCGTACTCCGGAGGCGGCCGGCGAATACTCGACGCTGCTCACCTACCTGGAATGGCTCGTCGAACTGCCCTGGTCGGCCACCACCGAAGAGCGCATCGATATCGCCGAAGCGCGCCGGATCCTGGATGAAGACCACTATGGGCTGCAAAAGGTCAAGCAGCGCATTCTGGAATACCTGGCAGTGCACAAGCTCAACCCCCGGGGCAAAAGTCCGATCCTGTGCTTTGTGGGGCCTCCCGGCGTAGGCAAGACCTCCCTCGGCCAGAGCATAGCCAAAGCCACGGGGCGTAAATTCTCCCGGGTAAGCCTGGGCGGTGTACATGATGAAGCGGAGATCCGCGGGCATCGCCGAACCTACGTCGGCGCGCTGCCGGGCAATATCATCCAGAACATACGCAAGGCCGGCGTAAAGAATTGCGTCATGATGCTCGACGAAGTCGATAAGCTCAGCATAGGCGTTCAGGGCGATCCTTCCGCCGCGCTGCTCGAAGTGCTGGACCCGGAACAGAACGCAACCTTCCGCGACAATTACCTGACGGTTCCATTCGATCTGTCCGGGGTCATGTTCATATGCACGGCCAATATGCTGGACACCATTCCTGGCCCACTGCGGGACCGCATGGAAATGATCAACCTGCCGGGCTATACGGAAGACGAGAAAGTACAGATCGCCAGGCGCTACCTGATCGGCCGCCAACTGACGGCCAACGGCCTGTCGCCCGGACAGTGCGAGGTCACCGACCAGGCCTTGCATGCGATCATCGGCAGCTACACCCGCGAAGCGGGCGTGCGCAATCTCGAACGGGAAATCGGCCATCTGTTCCGCCATACCGCGATGCGTGTGGCCGAAGGCCAGGCAGGATCGCTACGAATCGATGCAGACGATCTGCACGCAATATTGGGGCCGATAAAATTCGAGAGCGAACTGGCAATGCGCACCAGCCTGCCCGGCGTGGCCACCGGCCTGGCCTGGACTCCCGTAGGCGGCGACATACTCTTCATCGAAGCAAGCCGGACCGCCGGACACGGCAAACTGATACTCACAGGCCAGCTTGGCGACGTCATGAAGGAAAGCGCGCAGGCGGCGCTTACCTTGCTCAAGGCCCGGGCGTCGGAACTCAAGCTGGATCCGGACCTGTTCGAGCACAGCGACATCCATATCCATGTGCCCGCGGGCGCAATCCCGAAAGACGGCCCCAGTGCAGGCGTTGCCATGTATATTGCCCTGGCCTCGCAAGTCACCAACAGACCCGTGCACAGCGAGCGCGCCATGACCGGCGAGATCAGCCTGCGCGGCCTGGTGCTGCCGGTCGGAGGCATCAAGGAAAAAGTGCTGGCAGCGTTGCGGGCAGGCATTACCACTGTACTGCTTCCCGCTCGCAACCGGAAAGACCTGGAGGACATTCCCGACGATGCACGAGCCAGGCTTGAATTCATCTGGCTGGACACCGTCGACGATGCCATGCGTGCCGCGCTCGAGCCGGCCACGCCGTAA
- a CDS encoding tripartite tricarboxylate transporter substrate binding protein produces the protein MSRSYARKLLQTKRPGGLRAALLSAIMLPCFAATASAAGAWPQKPVKVIVAFTAGGTTDILAREVAAGLTTKWGQSVVVENKPGAGGNIGTQAVINSAPDGYTILINSIGPIAINPYLYKHVNFSTIKDLKPITMVADVPNVLVVAPSLKINSVKQLVEAIKSKPDFYNCASTGVGTAAHISCEEFAKQAKLKISHVPYKGAGALTDVVAGRVQFMFATLPSVIGFIKAGTLVPLAVSTAKRSPVLADVPTMQEQGFPKFALGSWFGYFAPAATPDSIVKKISLDINSVIKEPTVRKQLLQQGAEPVGGTPEEFGEFVRSENKKWSAVVKEMGISLD, from the coding sequence ATGTCCAGAAGCTATGCTCGGAAACTATTGCAAACGAAGAGGCCGGGCGGCCTGAGGGCGGCCTTGCTGTCGGCTATCATGCTGCCTTGTTTTGCCGCTACGGCAAGCGCCGCGGGTGCCTGGCCGCAAAAACCTGTGAAGGTGATCGTTGCGTTTACCGCCGGCGGCACGACCGATATTCTGGCACGTGAAGTTGCCGCCGGTTTAACCACGAAATGGGGCCAAAGCGTTGTAGTCGAGAACAAGCCCGGGGCAGGGGGCAATATCGGTACGCAGGCTGTGATTAATTCAGCGCCCGACGGCTACACCATACTGATCAATTCAATCGGGCCCATCGCCATCAATCCCTATCTTTACAAACATGTGAATTTCAGCACGATCAAGGATTTGAAGCCTATAACCATGGTGGCCGATGTTCCCAATGTTCTGGTTGTGGCGCCGTCCCTGAAAATAAACTCTGTTAAACAACTGGTCGAGGCCATAAAGAGCAAGCCCGATTTCTACAATTGCGCTTCCACGGGGGTGGGAACCGCTGCCCATATTTCATGCGAGGAATTCGCAAAGCAGGCAAAGCTGAAGATTTCGCATGTGCCGTACAAGGGGGCCGGTGCATTGACCGACGTGGTTGCCGGCCGGGTCCAGTTCATGTTTGCCACGCTTCCGTCGGTTATCGGATTTATCAAGGCCGGCACCCTGGTGCCCCTGGCGGTCTCGACGGCAAAACGTTCACCGGTTCTGGCCGATGTGCCCACGATGCAGGAACAAGGGTTTCCCAAGTTTGCATTGGGTTCCTGGTTCGGGTATTTCGCCCCGGCCGCCACGCCCGATAGCATCGTCAAGAAAATCAGCCTTGATATCAATAGCGTTATCAAAGAACCCACGGTTCGAAAACAACTGCTGCAGCAGGGAGCCGAGCCTGTCGGAGGTACGCCGGAAGAATTTGGCGAATTCGTCAGGTCGGAAAACAAAAAGTGGTCGGCCGTCGTGAAGGAAATGGGCATTTCCCTGGATTAG
- a CDS encoding MmgE/PrpD family protein codes for MLLQTLAQYGAQQSRHALAPDVAHHAKRALLDWLGALYPGTRVSPGRELLAAYKDELGLGASRLPGHRTTSLPATAAWINGSMSHAVEFDDIFKDAVYHPGCPVISASLAIADARNASGAELLNAIVVGYEISTRIGAAIQPSHYRFFHTTGTVGCIGAAAAVAALCAPGNATVMQHAIATACTFASGLQQAFRSDAMTKALHAGHAAAVGVRAGLAAAAGVTGVPDILEGDAGFGAALATNPNWAVATEGLGEHYNITRITQKNHGCCGHTFAAIDAALILKEKFNIAPTDIREIKVASYQVALDVTGNRNPTTAFEAKFSLAYVVCHALRFGSVRLNAFSAERLQNSDIRRLMAKLALVEDAGLSAAFPGQRAARVTIALDDGQSFEHFSPYRKGDPELPLSDQDLNEKFEELASPVLGPGAAAVLRNQIWDVDRLPVRELQLDSSLA; via the coding sequence ATGCTCCTTCAAACCCTGGCTCAATACGGCGCGCAGCAATCGCGCCACGCACTGGCTCCAGATGTTGCGCATCACGCGAAACGCGCCTTGCTGGACTGGCTGGGCGCCCTGTACCCGGGTACCCGGGTTTCGCCCGGACGCGAATTGCTTGCCGCATACAAAGACGAACTAGGTTTGGGCGCCAGCCGGCTCCCAGGCCATCGCACGACCTCGCTACCTGCGACCGCCGCATGGATCAACGGCAGCATGTCCCACGCCGTGGAGTTTGACGATATTTTCAAAGATGCCGTCTACCACCCTGGATGCCCCGTCATATCCGCAAGCCTGGCCATCGCCGACGCGCGAAATGCCTCGGGCGCAGAGCTATTGAACGCGATCGTCGTCGGCTATGAAATCTCCACCCGCATCGGCGCGGCCATACAACCCTCGCATTACCGGTTTTTTCACACTACCGGTACCGTCGGATGCATAGGGGCTGCCGCCGCCGTCGCAGCCCTCTGCGCACCAGGCAATGCAACGGTCATGCAGCACGCAATCGCCACGGCATGCACCTTTGCATCCGGCCTGCAGCAAGCCTTTCGATCCGATGCCATGACCAAAGCCCTGCACGCGGGACACGCCGCAGCGGTAGGTGTCAGGGCCGGGCTGGCCGCTGCCGCCGGCGTCACGGGGGTTCCGGATATTCTTGAAGGCGACGCCGGCTTCGGCGCTGCCCTGGCAACGAATCCGAACTGGGCGGTTGCCACCGAAGGGCTTGGCGAGCACTACAACATTACTCGAATCACGCAGAAGAATCACGGCTGCTGCGGCCATACCTTCGCAGCCATTGACGCAGCCCTGATCCTTAAAGAAAAATTCAATATCGCACCCACTGATATCCGGGAAATCAAGGTTGCAAGCTACCAGGTCGCACTGGACGTAACCGGCAACCGAAATCCGACAACTGCGTTCGAGGCCAAGTTCAGCTTGGCGTATGTGGTCTGCCATGCGCTGCGCTTCGGTTCTGTGCGATTGAATGCCTTTAGCGCGGAACGATTGCAGAATTCCGATATTCGCCGGCTTATGGCGAAACTGGCTTTGGTTGAAGACGCCGGCCTGAGCGCCGCCTTTCCGGGCCAGCGCGCCGCCCGCGTCACTATTGCGCTGGACGACGGCCAATCCTTCGAGCATTTTTCGCCGTATCGCAAAGGAGACCCGGAGCTGCCTTTATCGGATCAGGATCTGAACGAAAAATTCGAGGAACTGGCAAGCCCTGTTCTTGGACCAGGTGCCGCGGCAGTCCTGCGAAATCAAATATGGGATGTCGACCGGCTCCCGGTTCGCGAACTGCAGCTTGATTCTAGCCTCGCCTGA